The Saccharomonospora cyanea NA-134 genome includes a region encoding these proteins:
- a CDS encoding PP2C family protein-serine/threonine phosphatase, with translation MNAAFDRSSRSPEGLTGTPRPGDWAHVRFLEKLSRQLAGSLNVRRTAFRVLDFAVPHFGDWAMLAFFDSDSVSVYSHGRSGRVSGPVLLGRLDPLQGLGRFRRRGVAERYATPGDDIEAVLDELIPSTPLREEAAHHEPTAVLAVALNIGGATNGVFVVIRDGDDYNASDVAAAEEFARRVAATVESARLYEERGQMADALEQVLRPPELPEYPGVYMAARYRPGEQRLRIGGDFYDVHGDADDFTVVIGDICGKGIDAAVFTSLARQTIRTAAFFDRSPARVLGALNEVLRTQLAQRFVTAACARFRRRPGEETMTVTVAVAGHPPPLVLRADGAVDETTVTGTVAGIISGLSFAEAEVRLGVKDTVLLYTDGVDEARGREGFFGQERLRVLLPEYAGASPATLCEAVEQRVLDHLDGAAHDDIALIAVQNGA, from the coding sequence GTGAACGCGGCTTTCGATCGATCATCCCGCAGTCCCGAAGGCCTCACCGGAACACCACGTCCCGGTGACTGGGCTCATGTACGGTTCCTCGAGAAGCTGTCCCGCCAGCTCGCGGGGTCGCTGAACGTCCGGCGCACCGCTTTCCGCGTCCTGGACTTCGCCGTGCCCCACTTCGGCGACTGGGCGATGCTCGCGTTCTTCGACTCCGACAGCGTTTCCGTCTACTCCCACGGCCGTAGCGGCAGGGTGTCCGGACCTGTGCTCCTCGGTCGCCTCGACCCGCTGCAGGGGCTGGGCCGGTTCCGGCGACGGGGCGTCGCGGAGCGGTACGCCACGCCCGGCGACGACATCGAAGCCGTGCTCGACGAGTTGATCCCGTCCACGCCGCTGCGGGAGGAAGCCGCCCACCACGAGCCGACAGCGGTCCTCGCCGTCGCGCTGAACATCGGTGGCGCCACCAACGGCGTGTTCGTCGTGATCCGCGACGGTGACGACTACAACGCCAGTGACGTGGCGGCCGCGGAGGAGTTCGCCCGCCGCGTCGCCGCGACCGTGGAGTCGGCCAGGCTCTACGAGGAACGCGGCCAGATGGCGGACGCGTTGGAGCAGGTGCTGCGCCCTCCGGAGCTACCCGAGTACCCGGGCGTCTACATGGCCGCGCGGTACCGGCCGGGGGAGCAGCGGCTGCGGATCGGCGGCGACTTCTACGACGTGCACGGCGACGCCGACGACTTCACGGTGGTCATCGGCGACATCTGCGGGAAGGGCATCGACGCGGCCGTGTTCACGAGCCTCGCCCGGCAGACGATCAGGACGGCGGCGTTCTTCGACCGGTCGCCCGCCAGGGTGCTCGGGGCGTTGAACGAGGTGCTGCGCACCCAGTTGGCGCAGCGGTTCGTGACGGCGGCGTGCGCGCGGTTCCGGCGGCGGCCCGGTGAGGAGACGATGACCGTGACCGTGGCCGTGGCAGGGCACCCGCCACCGCTCGTGCTGCGCGCGGACGGCGCCGTCGACGAAACCACGGTCACCGGAACGGTCGCCGGCATCATCTCCGGCCTGTCGTTCGCCGAGGCCGAGGTGCGGCTCGGAGTGAAGGACACCGTCCTGCTCTACACCGACGGGGTCGACGAGGCCCGCGGTCGCGAGGGGTTCTTCGGGCAGGAGCGGTTGCGGGTCCTGCTTCCCGAGTACGCGGGCGCCAGCCCCGCCACCCTCTGCGAGGCGGTGGAGCAGCGCGTCCTCGACCACCTCGACGGTGCGGCACACGACGACATCGCCCTGATAGCCGTGCAGAACGGAGCGTGA
- a CDS encoding GNAT family N-acetyltransferase: MAQPLTEPVALGPADAGELLTLQRAAYVTEARLHDDVGLPPLRQTLEELLAELEDPACQAWGVRESGRLVAGVRVHRVDAGTAEVGRLVVAPDRQGNGLGTALLSWAEDHVPSTVTTVRLFTGERSTANLRLYHRLGYRETGRVPAGDYALVYLAKRR, from the coding sequence ATGGCACAACCCCTCACAGAACCCGTGGCACTTGGCCCCGCGGACGCGGGCGAACTCCTGACCTTGCAGCGGGCGGCGTACGTCACCGAGGCCCGGCTGCACGACGACGTCGGACTGCCGCCGCTACGGCAGACGCTGGAGGAGCTTCTGGCCGAGCTGGAAGATCCAGCGTGTCAGGCATGGGGTGTTCGCGAGTCGGGGCGGTTGGTGGCGGGTGTGCGGGTGCATCGCGTGGACGCCGGGACGGCAGAGGTGGGGCGGTTGGTCGTGGCGCCGGATCGGCAGGGCAACGGGCTGGGCACCGCACTGCTGTCGTGGGCCGAGGACCACGTTCCCTCCACCGTGACCACGGTGCGGTTGTTCACCGGTGAGCGCAGCACCGCGAATCTGCGGCTTTATCACCGGCTGGGTTACCGCGAGACCGGGCGTGTCCCGGCGGGCGACTACGCGCTGGTGTACCTGGCGAAGCGGCGCTAG
- a CDS encoding threonine/serine exporter family protein has translation MKLKPRARAAAPKRRHAWQILEAPADEQSEKRAGRQPGRRIRQRAWHILEPPTGELPAVEPLQESAIGPELPDEATVHLVLDLVTRIGEVQMASGAGASDVTATILALTRALGLPHCEVDVIFTSITVSCLRGSDLPPVTALRVVRSRSLDYTRLSETERLVQQLIRGRISAEDAYTDLSRITNADHPYPRWVSTLAWGGMAGFITLLLGGGGWLPLISFVISAVVDRVGRLLNKGALPFFFQQVVGGFIATLSAIAIVNLDVFDLERPTLVVAAALTVLLSGLSTVSAVQDAITGYYVTAAGRTLEVVIMSAGLITGVGAAISIAAELGATRTPVPATPAYTPLTLPVMMVAGTGAAACFALASYSKIRPMAVAAAAGAVGAGAYGALSLAGYNQILAASIAATLVGFGGGVLARRLKVTPLVVAVSGITPLLPGFSTYRGMSQLVNGGDIKILMSAAAIGLALAAGVVLGEFLAQPVKTGLGRLERKLSGPRMAGPLNAGRPLE, from the coding sequence ATGAAACTGAAGCCGCGCGCTCGTGCGGCCGCGCCCAAGCGGCGTCACGCGTGGCAGATCCTGGAAGCACCAGCTGACGAACAATCCGAGAAGCGCGCGGGGCGACAGCCGGGCCGCCGGATCCGGCAGCGCGCCTGGCACATCCTGGAACCGCCGACGGGCGAGTTGCCCGCGGTGGAGCCGCTTCAGGAGTCGGCCATCGGCCCCGAACTGCCGGACGAGGCGACCGTCCACCTGGTTCTGGACCTCGTCACGCGCATCGGTGAGGTCCAGATGGCCAGCGGCGCGGGCGCCTCCGACGTCACGGCGACCATCCTCGCCCTGACGCGGGCACTCGGTCTCCCACACTGTGAGGTGGACGTCATCTTCACGTCCATCACCGTGAGCTGTCTGCGAGGCAGCGACCTCCCGCCCGTCACCGCGCTGCGGGTGGTGCGGTCGCGCAGCCTCGACTACACCCGGTTGTCGGAGACGGAACGCCTTGTGCAGCAACTGATCCGCGGCCGGATCAGCGCCGAGGACGCCTACACGGACCTGTCGCGGATCACGAACGCCGACCACCCCTACCCGCGGTGGGTCTCGACGCTCGCGTGGGGTGGCATGGCCGGTTTCATCACCCTGCTGCTCGGCGGCGGCGGGTGGCTCCCGCTCATCTCCTTCGTGATCAGTGCCGTGGTCGACCGCGTGGGCAGGCTGCTCAACAAGGGCGCGTTGCCGTTCTTCTTCCAGCAGGTGGTGGGCGGCTTCATCGCCACGTTGTCGGCCATCGCCATCGTCAATCTCGACGTCTTCGATCTGGAGAGACCGACACTCGTCGTCGCCGCGGCCCTGACGGTGTTGCTGTCGGGGCTCTCCACCGTGTCCGCCGTGCAGGACGCCATCACCGGCTACTACGTCACGGCGGCGGGGCGGACCCTCGAAGTGGTGATCATGAGTGCGGGCCTCATCACCGGAGTGGGTGCCGCGATCAGCATCGCCGCCGAGCTGGGCGCCACCCGGACACCGGTACCGGCGACGCCCGCGTACACACCGCTGACGCTGCCGGTGATGATGGTCGCCGGCACGGGCGCCGCGGCGTGCTTCGCGCTGGCGTCGTACTCGAAGATCCGTCCGATGGCCGTCGCCGCCGCCGCGGGCGCCGTCGGCGCGGGCGCGTACGGGGCGCTGAGCCTCGCCGGGTACAACCAGATCCTCGCGGCCTCGATCGCGGCGACGCTGGTCGGGTTCGGCGGCGGCGTGCTCGCCCGGCGGCTGAAGGTCACTCCCCTCGTCGTCGCGGTGTCCGGTATCACCCCACTGCTTCCGGGGTTCTCGACCTACCGGGGCATGTCGCAGTTGGTCAACGGTGGTGACATCAAGATCCTGATGTCGGCCGCGGCGATCGGCCTGGCCCTGGCCGCCGGAGTGGTGCTCGGCGAGTTCCTCGCCCAGCCCGTGAAGACGGGTCTCGGCAGGCTGGAACGCAAACTCTCCGGTCCCCGTATGGCGGGGCCGCTGAACGCTGGCCGCCCCCTCGAATGA
- a CDS encoding alpha,alpha-trehalose-phosphate synthase (UDP-forming) produces the protein MPSVPFPEQSSESTPSPRSNARAEFVVVANRLPVDLERTADGTQRWTQSPGGLVSALEPFLRSRKGAWVGWPGVPDVEVDEFSDEGLVLHPVTLTSDEVRDYYEGFSNATLWPLYHDVVARPVFDRGWWESYVRVNRRFAEASAAVAGKGATVWVQDYQLQLVPTMLRELRPDLRIGFFLHIPFPPVELFMQLPWRAEIVRGLIGADLVGFHRPGGAQNFLWLARQLIGLEPSRGSVGVRSRPGMVQVGDRTVRVGAFPISIDAAGLDSLSRSKAVQERAAQVRRELGDPKTVLLGVDRLDYTKGIDLRLQAFHELLQEGRVKSEDVAFVQLATPSRERVEHYRQMRGEIEQIVGRINGEFGRVGHPAVHYLHQSVNRSELAAFFSAADVMVVTPLRDGMNLVCKEYVACRHDLGGALVLSEFAGAAAELSSAFLVNPHDLDGVKNALEQAITLDPAEGRRRMRALRRQVLTHDVDRWARSFLEALGTEAAA, from the coding sequence ATGCCTTCCGTGCCTTTCCCGGAGCAGTCTTCGGAATCGACGCCGTCCCCGCGGTCCAACGCGAGAGCCGAGTTCGTGGTCGTCGCCAACCGGCTGCCGGTCGACCTCGAACGCACAGCGGACGGTACCCAGCGCTGGACACAGAGCCCCGGAGGGCTCGTGTCCGCACTGGAGCCGTTCCTGCGCTCCCGCAAGGGTGCGTGGGTGGGCTGGCCGGGTGTACCCGACGTGGAGGTCGACGAGTTCAGCGACGAGGGACTCGTGCTGCACCCGGTGACGCTGACCTCGGACGAGGTGCGCGACTACTACGAGGGGTTCTCCAACGCCACGTTGTGGCCGCTGTACCACGACGTGGTGGCCAGGCCGGTGTTCGACCGCGGCTGGTGGGAGAGCTACGTGCGCGTCAACCGGCGGTTCGCCGAGGCGAGCGCCGCCGTCGCGGGCAAGGGCGCCACCGTGTGGGTTCAGGACTACCAGCTCCAACTGGTACCCACCATGCTGCGGGAGTTGCGCCCCGACCTGCGCATCGGCTTCTTCCTGCACATCCCCTTCCCGCCGGTCGAGTTGTTCATGCAACTGCCGTGGCGCGCGGAGATCGTGCGCGGGCTCATCGGTGCCGACCTGGTGGGCTTCCACCGGCCCGGCGGGGCGCAGAACTTCCTGTGGCTGGCCCGCCAGCTCATCGGCCTGGAACCGAGCCGGGGTTCGGTGGGTGTGCGATCGAGGCCGGGCATGGTGCAGGTCGGCGACCGCACCGTGCGCGTGGGGGCGTTCCCGATCTCGATCGACGCGGCCGGGCTCGACTCGCTCTCGCGCAGCAAGGCCGTGCAGGAGCGCGCCGCGCAGGTGCGCCGCGAGCTCGGTGACCCGAAGACGGTCCTGCTCGGTGTCGACCGCCTCGACTACACCAAGGGCATCGACCTGCGCCTGCAGGCGTTCCACGAACTGCTCCAGGAGGGCAGGGTCAAGTCCGAGGACGTCGCGTTCGTCCAGCTCGCCACGCCCAGCCGGGAACGCGTCGAGCACTACCGGCAGATGCGCGGCGAGATCGAGCAGATCGTGGGCCGCATCAACGGCGAGTTCGGCAGGGTCGGCCATCCCGCCGTGCACTACCTGCACCAGTCGGTGAACCGCTCGGAGCTCGCCGCGTTCTTCTCGGCCGCCGACGTCATGGTGGTGACTCCCCTGCGCGACGGCATGAACCTGGTGTGCAAGGAGTACGTCGCCTGCAGGCACGACCTCGGTGGGGCGCTCGTACTGTCCGAGTTCGCGGGCGCCGCGGCCGAGCTGAGCAGCGCTTTCCTGGTCAACCCGCACGACCTGGACGGGGTGAAGAACGCACTGGAGCAGGCTATTACGCTCGACCCAGCGGAAGGTCGGCGTAGGATGCGCGCCTTACGTCGGCAGGTTCTGACGCACGACGTCGACAGGTGGGCGCGCTCGTTCCTTGAAGCCCTCGGGACCGAAGCAGCCGCCTGA
- the otsB gene encoding trehalose-phosphatase, which produces MTAEALPAELRRAIVQIARTPRLLVACDYDGTLAPITTNPDEARARPESVGALRSLATLHETTCAVISGRALRDLAILSRLPSEIHLVGSHGSEFDIGFVHALEPEARELHRNLEAELARIIDGVAGASLEVKPASIAVHVRRADRDAARQIVAAVHEGPSTWEGVTTTDGKEVVELSVVKTDKGSALDTLRHQAGATAAVFVGDDVTDEKAFARLHGPDLGVKVGDGDTLAQYRIGDTTDVATVLAFLLEERRNWLYGEQAPPIERISMLANERSVALLTPDAKLTWLCHPGPDAPAVFADLLGGESAGHFSVKPHRNGLPLGQRYLPNTMTVETRWSRLLVTDYLEPESAPHRTDLVRVISGETTASIVFAPRPEFGGVPVRLLREEDGLRVIGTSEPFVLRSPGVQWEITSDGLHDTASALVPLERDKPVVLELRCGTTDLGPHELTEIERRARAGRYWSEWATALKLPQVEPELVARSALTLRGLADADTGGVMAAATTSLPEEIGGVRNWDYRYCWIRDGAMTVRELVTLGSLDEAEGFLRWLHGVLSTLAGPERLHPLYTLAGTQLGAEAVIDSLPGYKGSRPVRVGNLANHQVQLDVFGPVVELVMTLAEARGELRDEDWQMVRAMAEAVTRRWSEPDHGIWEERHVPRHRVYSRVMCWVTIDRAIKLAEIYGRPVPAGWPELRDRIATDVLENGWNPEVQAFTTAYDGTDLDAASLFVGLSGLLDPQDERFQSTVTAIEAELRSGSTVYRYRRDDGLPGGEGGFHLCAAWMIEAYLLTGRRTEAEELFEQLVDAAGPTGLLPEQYDPVAERSLGNHPQAYSHIGLIRCARLLSES; this is translated from the coding sequence TTGACCGCCGAGGCCCTGCCTGCTGAGCTGCGGCGTGCGATCGTGCAGATCGCCAGGACGCCGCGCCTGCTGGTCGCCTGCGACTACGACGGGACGCTGGCCCCCATCACGACCAACCCGGACGAGGCCAGAGCCCGTCCCGAGTCGGTGGGAGCCCTGCGTTCCCTCGCCACGCTGCACGAGACCACGTGTGCGGTGATCTCCGGACGCGCACTTCGCGACCTCGCCATCCTCTCGCGGCTGCCCAGCGAGATCCATCTCGTCGGCAGCCACGGTTCGGAGTTCGACATCGGGTTCGTGCACGCTCTCGAACCCGAGGCCCGCGAGCTCCACCGCAACCTGGAGGCCGAGCTCGCGCGCATCATCGACGGTGTCGCGGGCGCCTCGCTGGAGGTGAAGCCCGCAAGCATCGCCGTGCACGTGCGGCGCGCCGACCGCGACGCCGCCCGACAGATCGTCGCCGCCGTCCACGAAGGCCCCTCCACCTGGGAGGGCGTCACCACGACGGACGGCAAAGAGGTCGTCGAACTCTCCGTGGTGAAGACCGACAAGGGCAGCGCGCTCGACACGCTGCGCCACCAGGCGGGCGCGACCGCCGCCGTGTTCGTCGGCGACGACGTCACCGACGAGAAGGCGTTCGCGCGCCTGCATGGCCCCGACCTCGGTGTGAAGGTCGGCGACGGCGACACGCTGGCCCAGTACCGGATCGGCGACACCACCGACGTCGCCACCGTGCTCGCGTTCCTGCTGGAGGAGCGCCGCAACTGGCTGTACGGCGAGCAGGCTCCGCCCATCGAGCGCATCTCGATGCTCGCGAACGAACGCTCGGTGGCACTGCTGACTCCGGATGCCAAGCTGACGTGGCTGTGTCACCCCGGCCCCGACGCGCCCGCCGTGTTCGCCGACCTGCTCGGCGGCGAGAGCGCGGGCCACTTCTCCGTCAAGCCGCACCGCAACGGGTTGCCGCTCGGCCAGCGCTACCTGCCCAACACGATGACCGTGGAGACGCGCTGGTCGCGCCTGCTCGTCACCGACTACCTGGAGCCGGAGAGCGCACCCCACCGCACCGACCTCGTCCGCGTCATCAGCGGCGAGACCACGGCGTCGATCGTGTTCGCGCCGCGACCGGAGTTCGGTGGCGTGCCCGTGCGCCTCCTGCGCGAGGAGGACGGTCTGCGCGTGATCGGCACGTCGGAGCCGTTCGTGCTGCGCTCCCCCGGCGTGCAGTGGGAGATCACCAGCGACGGCCTGCACGACACGGCCAGCGCGCTCGTACCCCTCGAACGCGACAAGCCCGTGGTGCTGGAGCTGCGCTGCGGCACCACCGATCTCGGCCCGCACGAGCTGACCGAGATCGAACGCAGGGCGCGGGCGGGCCGGTACTGGAGCGAGTGGGCCACCGCCCTCAAGCTGCCGCAGGTGGAGCCGGAGCTCGTGGCGAGGTCGGCGCTGACCCTGCGGGGCCTCGCCGACGCCGACACCGGCGGGGTGATGGCCGCCGCCACCACGTCGCTGCCCGAGGAGATCGGCGGGGTCCGCAACTGGGACTACCGCTACTGCTGGATTCGTGACGGCGCCATGACGGTGCGCGAGCTGGTGACCCTCGGGTCGCTGGACGAGGCCGAGGGTTTCCTGCGCTGGCTGCACGGTGTGCTGTCCACGCTCGCGGGCCCCGAACGCCTGCACCCGCTGTACACGCTCGCGGGCACGCAGCTCGGCGCGGAGGCCGTCATCGACTCACTGCCCGGCTACAAGGGCTCCCGGCCGGTGCGTGTGGGCAACCTCGCCAACCACCAGGTGCAGCTCGACGTGTTCGGCCCCGTGGTCGAGCTCGTCATGACGCTCGCCGAGGCGCGGGGCGAACTCCGCGACGAGGACTGGCAGATGGTGCGGGCCATGGCCGAGGCCGTCACGCGCCGGTGGTCGGAGCCCGACCACGGCATCTGGGAGGAACGGCACGTCCCACGGCACCGCGTGTACTCGCGCGTCATGTGCTGGGTGACCATCGACCGGGCCATCAAGCTCGCGGAGATCTACGGCCGCCCCGTGCCCGCGGGCTGGCCCGAACTGCGCGACCGGATCGCCACCGACGTGCTGGAGAACGGGTGGAACCCGGAGGTGCAGGCGTTCACCACCGCCTACGACGGCACCGACCTCGACGCCGCGTCGCTGTTCGTGGGGCTCTCGGGACTGCTCGACCCGCAGGACGAGCGGTTCCAGTCGACGGTCACGGCCATCGAGGCGGAACTGCGCAGCGGCTCCACCGTCTACCGGTACCGGCGTGACGACGGCCTGCCGGGCGGCGAGGGCGGCTTCCACCTGTGCGCGGCGTGGATGATCGAGGCGTACCTGCTCACGGGCAGGCGCACCGAGGCCGAGGAACTGTTCGAGCAACTCGTGGACGCCGCAGGTCCGACGGGTCTGCTTCCCGAGCAGTACGACCCCGTCGCCGAGCGCTCGCTCGGCAACCACCCGCAGGCGTACTCCCACATCGGCCTGATCCGCTGCGCACGCCTGCTGTCGGAGAGCTGA
- the radA gene encoding DNA repair protein RadA, giving the protein MVRKGSSFRCAECGFEVAKWVGRCPECQAWGTIEERADSRAPIAKVAAGAPSAPARPIAEVDVETSRARPTGVSELDRVLGGGLVPGVVVLLAGEPGVGKSTLLLEVAYQWAAHSGAAALYVTGEESAGQVRLRAERTGNVHDRMFLAAESDLAAVFGHVDDVKPGLLIVDSVQTMSSPQADGAPGGVTQVRAVTAALVALAKERGLPVVLVGHVTKEGSVAGPRVLEHLVDVVLHFEGDKHSTLRMVRGVKNRFGAADEIGCFELHDDGIEGVPDPSGLFLNRHAEAVPGTAVAVTVEGKRPLLCEVQALVAESALPQPRRAVSGLDASRVSMVLAVLEKRSGNPVGGKDVYTATVGGMKVTEPAVDLAVALAVWSGMRDLALSPRLVAIGEVGLAGEVRRVTGVGRRLAEAARLGFTHALVPPDPGPLPDGIKTLEVGDLASALHAVEFVPGTRSID; this is encoded by the coding sequence GTGGTGAGGAAGGGTTCGAGTTTCCGCTGCGCCGAGTGCGGCTTCGAGGTCGCGAAGTGGGTCGGGCGATGCCCGGAGTGCCAGGCGTGGGGAACCATCGAGGAGCGGGCCGACTCGCGTGCTCCGATCGCCAAGGTCGCGGCGGGCGCGCCCAGCGCACCGGCCAGGCCCATCGCCGAGGTCGACGTCGAGACCTCTCGCGCCAGGCCCACGGGCGTCTCCGAACTCGACCGCGTCCTCGGGGGCGGACTGGTCCCCGGGGTCGTCGTCCTGCTCGCCGGTGAGCCCGGTGTCGGCAAGTCCACGTTGCTGCTGGAGGTCGCCTACCAGTGGGCGGCGCACAGCGGCGCCGCCGCGCTGTACGTGACGGGCGAGGAGTCGGCAGGGCAGGTGCGGCTTCGCGCCGAACGCACCGGCAACGTGCACGACCGTATGTTCCTCGCGGCGGAGAGTGATCTGGCGGCCGTGTTCGGGCACGTCGACGACGTCAAACCCGGCTTGTTGATCGTGGACTCGGTCCAGACCATGTCGTCGCCCCAGGCCGACGGAGCGCCGGGTGGGGTGACGCAGGTTCGCGCCGTGACGGCCGCGCTCGTGGCACTGGCGAAGGAACGCGGACTTCCGGTGGTGCTCGTCGGCCACGTCACCAAGGAGGGCTCGGTCGCGGGCCCGAGGGTGCTGGAGCACCTCGTCGACGTCGTCCTGCACTTCGAGGGTGACAAGCACTCCACGCTGCGGATGGTTCGCGGGGTGAAGAACCGGTTCGGCGCCGCCGACGAGATCGGCTGCTTCGAACTCCACGACGACGGCATCGAGGGCGTTCCCGACCCGTCGGGTCTGTTCCTCAACCGCCACGCCGAGGCGGTGCCCGGAACCGCCGTGGCGGTGACGGTGGAGGGCAAGCGACCTCTGTTGTGCGAGGTGCAGGCCCTGGTCGCGGAGTCGGCGCTGCCGCAGCCGAGGCGCGCGGTGAGTGGCCTCGACGCCTCAAGGGTCAGCATGGTGCTGGCGGTGCTGGAGAAGAGATCCGGTAACCCCGTCGGCGGAAAGGACGTCTACACGGCCACGGTGGGCGGCATGAAGGTCACCGAGCCCGCCGTGGACCTCGCCGTGGCTCTGGCCGTGTGGTCGGGAATGCGTGACCTGGCGCTGTCCCCGCGTCTCGTCGCCATCGGTGAGGTGGGGCTGGCCGGTGAGGTCCGCCGGGTCACCGGGGTGGGCAGGCGGCTGGCGGAAGCGGCGCGGCTCGGGTTCACGCACGCGTTGGTGCCGCCGGACCCGGGTCCGCTGCCGGACGGCATCAAGACGCTGGAGGTCGGCGACCTCGCCAGCGCGCTGCACGCCGTGGAGTTCGTCCCCGGGACGAGATCGATCGACTGA
- a CDS encoding copper chaperone PCu(A)C, with translation MKRRTVGSGIRSVGPVVAAFGAALLVAGCGAGQITQTDTQVAAINGTSAEVGTIAIRNAEVSHQVGGGADAAVYPPNSDARVTMWLVNEGFDADELVSARTDAASNVTITGSRAVPAQRTLVLGAEDPAAGEVTGNPTKGTLTLEGLTRQLRPGQLIEITLTFRDAGRVTFEMPVTVPDEPRTNPAEPGEPHGSGGH, from the coding sequence GTGAAACGTCGCACGGTGGGTTCGGGGATCCGCTCCGTCGGTCCGGTCGTGGCCGCTTTCGGTGCCGCACTGCTCGTCGCGGGCTGTGGTGCTGGCCAGATCACCCAGACGGACACCCAGGTGGCGGCGATCAACGGCACCTCGGCGGAGGTCGGCACGATCGCGATCCGCAACGCCGAGGTTTCCCATCAGGTGGGCGGCGGGGCCGACGCCGCCGTGTACCCGCCCAACAGTGATGCGCGGGTCACGATGTGGCTCGTGAACGAGGGCTTCGACGCCGACGAACTGGTGTCGGCCCGCACCGACGCGGCGTCCAACGTCACGATCACCGGCTCCCGCGCCGTGCCCGCGCAGCGCACCCTCGTGCTGGGCGCGGAGGATCCGGCGGCGGGGGAGGTCACTGGCAATCCCACCAAGGGCACTCTCACCCTCGAAGGGCTGACCCGGCAGTTGCGGCCCGGGCAATTGATCGAGATCACTCTCACGTTCCGTGACGCCGGGCGGGTGACGTTCGAGATGCCCGTCACGGTTCCCGACGAGCCGAGGACCAACCCGGCCGAGCCGGGTGAACCCCACGGCAGCGGCGGTCACTGA
- a CDS encoding CarD family transcriptional regulator — protein sequence MVFKVGETVVYPHHGAALIEAIETRVIKGEEKQYLVLKVAQGDLTVRVPADNAEIVGVRDVVGQDGLNRVFDVLRAPHTDEPTNWSRRYKANLEKLASGDVNKVAEVVRDLWRREKDRGLSAGEKRMLAKARQILVSELALAEGTDESKAEVLLDEVLETAVV from the coding sequence ATGGTTTTCAAGGTCGGAGAGACCGTCGTCTACCCGCACCACGGTGCCGCACTCATCGAAGCGATCGAAACCCGCGTGATCAAGGGCGAGGAGAAGCAGTACCTCGTCCTCAAGGTCGCGCAGGGTGATCTCACGGTTCGCGTTCCCGCTGACAACGCCGAGATCGTCGGCGTACGTGACGTCGTGGGACAGGACGGCCTGAACCGGGTCTTCGACGTGTTGCGGGCACCACACACCGACGAGCCGACCAACTGGTCTCGCCGGTACAAGGCCAACCTGGAGAAGCTCGCCTCCGGCGACGTCAACAAGGTGGCCGAAGTGGTGCGCGACCTGTGGCGACGCGAGAAGGACCGTGGCCTTTCCGCCGGCGAGAAGCGGATGCTGGCCAAGGCGCGACAGATTCTGGTCAGCGAGCTCGCGCTCGCCGAGGGCACCGACGAGAGCAAGGCCGAGGTCCTGCTCGACGAGGTGCTGGAAACCGCGGTGGTCTAG